A genome region from Gigantopelta aegis isolate Gae_Host chromosome 3, Gae_host_genome, whole genome shotgun sequence includes the following:
- the LOC121367646 gene encoding pre-rRNA-processing protein TSR2 homolog isoform X4, whose amino-acid sequence MAVSEFMSDYTEFVYYLAVNQGFGGSDSRAKADWLVFATETWFTENENIESYEVEDFLEQVLNNEFDLLIDDGSLQEVASKICTYYALCQQGRDSDVRQRISKEPKPAIDECKESQEDDSLDSSCSLVGESATAVTSVTDGDSEKTSLPNNASSNDSDMEVEEGWEVVKRSKKR is encoded by the exons ATGGCGGTATCGGAGTTTATGAGTGATTATACAGAATTCGTATACTAT CTTGCTGTCAACCAAGGGTTTGGAGGCAGTGATAGTCGAGCTAAGGCAGACTGGCTTGTTTTTGCCACCGAGACCTGGTTTACGGAGAATg aaaatattgAGTCTTACGAAGTAGAAGATTTTCTGGAGCAAGTTCTGAACAATGAGTTTGACTTGCTTATTGATGATGGCAGCTTGCAAGAG GTGGCGTCCAAGATCTGCACATATTACGCATTGTGTCAGCAAGGCAGAGACTCGGACGTGAGGCAGCGCATTAGTAAAGAGCCAAAACCAGCCATTGATGAGTGCAAGGAAAGTCAAGAG GATGATAGTTTGGACTCAAGTTGCTCGTTGGTTGGTGAATCAGCAACAGCAGTGACAAGTGTGACAGATGGCGATTCAGAGAAGACTTCTTTGCCGAATAATGCttcatcaa ATGATAGTGATATGGAAGTAGAAGAAGGCTGGGAAGTGGTTAAACGCAGCAAGAAAAGATAG
- the LOC121367646 gene encoding pre-rRNA-processing protein TSR2 homolog isoform X3, producing MCFSVYGKDDALVEWRELLISVSGMLLKHSEEFQANLSTSMATAISSTLFGLSIKSVFDSWTALQLAVNQGFGGSDSRAKADWLVFATETWFTENENIESYEVEDFLEQVLNNEFDLLIDDGSLQEVASKICTYYALCQQGRDSDVRQRISKEPKPAIDECKESQEDDSLDSSCSLVGESATAVTSVTDGDSEKTSLPNNASSNDSDMEVEEGWEVVKRSKKR from the exons atgtgcttttctgtctatgggaaa GACGATGCTCTAGTCGAATGGAGGGAATTACTCATATCTGTTTCTGGGATGCTTCTAAAACATTCGGAAGAATTCCAAGCCAACCTATCAACGTCAATGGCGACTGCCATTAGCAGCACGTTGTTTGGGTTATCGATAAAGAGCGTTTTTGACAGCTGGACTGCTTTACAG CTTGCTGTCAACCAAGGGTTTGGAGGCAGTGATAGTCGAGCTAAGGCAGACTGGCTTGTTTTTGCCACCGAGACCTGGTTTACGGAGAATg aaaatattgAGTCTTACGAAGTAGAAGATTTTCTGGAGCAAGTTCTGAACAATGAGTTTGACTTGCTTATTGATGATGGCAGCTTGCAAGAG GTGGCGTCCAAGATCTGCACATATTACGCATTGTGTCAGCAAGGCAGAGACTCGGACGTGAGGCAGCGCATTAGTAAAGAGCCAAAACCAGCCATTGATGAGTGCAAGGAAAGTCAAGAG GATGATAGTTTGGACTCAAGTTGCTCGTTGGTTGGTGAATCAGCAACAGCAGTGACAAGTGTGACAGATGGCGATTCAGAGAAGACTTCTTTGCCGAATAATGCttcatcaa ATGATAGTGATATGGAAGTAGAAGAAGGCTGGGAAGTGGTTAAACGCAGCAAGAAAAGATAG
- the LOC121367646 gene encoding pre-rRNA-processing protein TSR2 homolog isoform X2 has product MLLKHSEEFQANLSTSMATAISSTLFGLSIKSVFDSWTALQVVHTCGSQFAFIFCNNVTIVNWTDCQLAVNQGFGGSDSRAKADWLVFATETWFTENENIESYEVEDFLEQVLNNEFDLLIDDGSLQEVASKICTYYALCQQGRDSDVRQRISKEPKPAIDECKESQEDDSLDSSCSLVGESATAVTSVTDGDSEKTSLPNNASSNDSDMEVEEGWEVVKRSKKR; this is encoded by the exons ATGCTTCTAAAACATTCGGAAGAATTCCAAGCCAACCTATCAACGTCAATGGCGACTGCCATTAGCAGCACGTTGTTTGGGTTATCGATAAAGAGCGTTTTTGACAGCTGGACTGCTTTACAG GTTGTGCATACTTGTGGATCTCagttcgcttttattttttgtaacaatgtgacaattgtcaACTGGACTGACTGTCAA CTTGCTGTCAACCAAGGGTTTGGAGGCAGTGATAGTCGAGCTAAGGCAGACTGGCTTGTTTTTGCCACCGAGACCTGGTTTACGGAGAATg aaaatattgAGTCTTACGAAGTAGAAGATTTTCTGGAGCAAGTTCTGAACAATGAGTTTGACTTGCTTATTGATGATGGCAGCTTGCAAGAG GTGGCGTCCAAGATCTGCACATATTACGCATTGTGTCAGCAAGGCAGAGACTCGGACGTGAGGCAGCGCATTAGTAAAGAGCCAAAACCAGCCATTGATGAGTGCAAGGAAAGTCAAGAG GATGATAGTTTGGACTCAAGTTGCTCGTTGGTTGGTGAATCAGCAACAGCAGTGACAAGTGTGACAGATGGCGATTCAGAGAAGACTTCTTTGCCGAATAATGCttcatcaa ATGATAGTGATATGGAAGTAGAAGAAGGCTGGGAAGTGGTTAAACGCAGCAAGAAAAGATAG
- the LOC121367646 gene encoding pre-rRNA-processing protein TSR2 homolog isoform X1 yields the protein MCFSVYGKDDALVEWRELLISVSGMLLKHSEEFQANLSTSMATAISSTLFGLSIKSVFDSWTALQVVHTCGSQFAFIFCNNVTIVNWTDCQLAVNQGFGGSDSRAKADWLVFATETWFTENENIESYEVEDFLEQVLNNEFDLLIDDGSLQEVASKICTYYALCQQGRDSDVRQRISKEPKPAIDECKESQEDDSLDSSCSLVGESATAVTSVTDGDSEKTSLPNNASSNDSDMEVEEGWEVVKRSKKR from the exons atgtgcttttctgtctatgggaaa GACGATGCTCTAGTCGAATGGAGGGAATTACTCATATCTGTTTCTGGGATGCTTCTAAAACATTCGGAAGAATTCCAAGCCAACCTATCAACGTCAATGGCGACTGCCATTAGCAGCACGTTGTTTGGGTTATCGATAAAGAGCGTTTTTGACAGCTGGACTGCTTTACAG GTTGTGCATACTTGTGGATCTCagttcgcttttattttttgtaacaatgtgacaattgtcaACTGGACTGACTGTCAA CTTGCTGTCAACCAAGGGTTTGGAGGCAGTGATAGTCGAGCTAAGGCAGACTGGCTTGTTTTTGCCACCGAGACCTGGTTTACGGAGAATg aaaatattgAGTCTTACGAAGTAGAAGATTTTCTGGAGCAAGTTCTGAACAATGAGTTTGACTTGCTTATTGATGATGGCAGCTTGCAAGAG GTGGCGTCCAAGATCTGCACATATTACGCATTGTGTCAGCAAGGCAGAGACTCGGACGTGAGGCAGCGCATTAGTAAAGAGCCAAAACCAGCCATTGATGAGTGCAAGGAAAGTCAAGAG GATGATAGTTTGGACTCAAGTTGCTCGTTGGTTGGTGAATCAGCAACAGCAGTGACAAGTGTGACAGATGGCGATTCAGAGAAGACTTCTTTGCCGAATAATGCttcatcaa ATGATAGTGATATGGAAGTAGAAGAAGGCTGGGAAGTGGTTAAACGCAGCAAGAAAAGATAG